A region from the Chlamydiales bacterium genome encodes:
- a CDS encoding DUF378 domain-containing protein yields the protein MKIVDGIAKALLIIAGLNWGTVGVADFNGLMWVFITMPMVQHLLYTSFGLAAIWVVARACMRK from the coding sequence ATGAAGATAGTGGATGGCATTGCAAAGGCTCTCTTAATTATTGCTGGGTTAAACTGGGGAACGGTGGGTGTCGCCGACTTCAATGGGCTCATGTGGGTGTTTATTACCATGCCCATGGTTCAGCACCTTCTCTATACTTCTTTCGGACTGGCGGCAATCTGGGTAGTCGCGCGCGCCTGCATGCGTAAATAG
- a CDS encoding alkylphosphonate utilization protein — protein sequence MSTKDSFGNPLSEGDSVQVIKDLKVKGSSMTLKRGTKFKNIHLTDNEEEVECREGKSTIVLKTCFLKKA from the coding sequence ATGAGTACAAAGGATAGTTTTGGGAATCCTCTCAGTGAAGGGGACTCTGTACAGGTTATCAAAGATCTAAAGGTAAAGGGATCTTCGATGACCCTGAAGAGGGGCACCAAGTTTAAGAACATCCATCTGACTGACAACGAAGAAGAGGTGGAGTGCCGCGAAGGTAAATCCACCATTGTTCTCAAAACCTGCTTCTTGAAAAAAGCCTGA
- a CDS encoding DNA topoisomerase IV subunit A → MDDLKHQMKDHFVKYASYVILDRAIPNVVDGLKPVQRRILEILWRQSDDKLHKVANIVGQTMQLHPHGDAPIYEALVSLANKGFVLDRQGNFGNIYTGDPSAAARYIETRLSPLARETLFNPDITEKIPSYDGRNFEPVTLPAKIPLLLLQGADGIAVGMATHILPHNFTELLEAEIACLEGRNFKIFPDFPTGGIMDKSQYDKGKGKVKLRAKIEIKDPKTLVIREICYGTTTESLIRSIDEAAKKGKIKIEAINDYTAQEVEIEIKLPRGQYAEEILDALYGFTECEVSLNSQIIVIKDDLPWETDVHEILSYNANKLVEFLKRELEIERDRLQEKIFYKTLERVFIENRLYKKIETVKTLEGIHEALQESLKPYRRKLLREATHDDRERLLQIPIRRISRFDIDKNQEEISILQQTQHEVEKSLRNVKKYAINHLKALIEKFGSQYPRKTRVKAIEEIDRRAIATKEIKVGFDPQAGFVGTKVSGPIQFSCTNYDKVLIFFKDGTYKAINIPEKQYFEKIAWVEIADKKTVINVIYKNKETDQAWAKRFIVEKFILDKVYRYLDEKTELQHISNSPEAAVELHFAPQARQKVQKQVFALKNVLVKGAQTRGIRIATQKVKKVTRAD, encoded by the coding sequence ATGGATGATCTAAAGCACCAGATGAAGGATCACTTCGTCAAATACGCTTCATATGTGATCCTCGACCGCGCAATCCCAAACGTCGTTGACGGGCTTAAGCCCGTACAGAGGCGTATACTCGAAATACTTTGGAGACAGAGCGACGATAAGCTACATAAGGTCGCAAACATCGTCGGTCAGACGATGCAGCTGCATCCTCACGGAGACGCTCCAATCTACGAAGCGCTTGTCAGCTTAGCGAATAAGGGGTTTGTTCTAGATCGGCAGGGGAATTTCGGAAATATCTATACTGGAGACCCCTCCGCTGCTGCGCGCTACATCGAAACACGGCTTTCACCTCTTGCGAGAGAGACGCTCTTCAATCCCGATATCACAGAGAAGATCCCCTCCTATGACGGCAGAAATTTTGAGCCGGTCACACTCCCAGCAAAGATCCCTCTGCTGCTGCTCCAAGGCGCCGATGGAATTGCAGTCGGAATGGCAACGCACATCCTGCCTCACAACTTCACAGAGCTCCTCGAAGCTGAGATCGCCTGCCTCGAAGGTAGAAATTTTAAGATCTTCCCCGACTTTCCAACTGGCGGAATCATGGATAAGAGCCAGTATGATAAGGGAAAAGGAAAGGTAAAGCTACGCGCCAAAATCGAGATCAAAGATCCGAAGACTCTCGTGATTCGAGAGATCTGTTACGGAACCACAACAGAGAGCCTCATCCGCTCTATCGATGAGGCGGCCAAGAAGGGCAAGATCAAAATTGAGGCGATCAACGACTACACAGCACAAGAGGTCGAGATCGAGATTAAGCTGCCAAGGGGACAGTATGCGGAGGAGATCCTCGATGCCCTCTATGGATTTACCGAGTGCGAGGTCTCTTTAAACTCCCAAATCATCGTCATCAAAGATGATCTTCCTTGGGAGACGGACGTCCATGAGATTCTCTCTTACAATGCGAATAAACTCGTCGAGTTTTTAAAGAGAGAGCTCGAAATAGAACGCGACAGATTACAAGAGAAGATCTTCTACAAGACATTAGAGAGAGTTTTCATTGAGAACAGGCTCTACAAGAAGATCGAGACGGTAAAGACGCTCGAAGGAATCCACGAAGCGCTCCAAGAGTCGTTAAAGCCCTACCGAAGAAAGCTTTTAAGAGAAGCCACTCACGATGATCGCGAGAGGCTCCTTCAGATCCCCATCCGTCGCATCTCTCGTTTCGATATCGATAAGAATCAAGAGGAGATCTCCATACTCCAGCAGACTCAGCATGAGGTTGAAAAGAGCCTAAGAAACGTGAAGAAGTATGCGATTAACCACTTAAAGGCGCTTATTGAGAAGTTTGGAAGCCAATACCCCAGAAAGACGCGCGTCAAAGCAATCGAGGAGATCGACCGCAGAGCCATTGCGACAAAAGAGATCAAGGTGGGTTTCGATCCACAGGCCGGTTTTGTGGGAACGAAGGTCTCTGGACCCATCCAATTCTCTTGCACCAATTACGACAAGGTTCTCATCTTCTTTAAAGATGGCACATATAAAGCGATCAATATTCCGGAAAAGCAGTACTTTGAGAAGATCGCTTGGGTTGAGATCGCCGACAAGAAGACTGTTATCAATGTCATCTACAAGAATAAAGAGACCGATCAGGCGTGGGCTAAACGCTTCATCGTCGAGAAGTTCATTCTCGATAAGGTCTATCGCTACCTAGACGAAAAAACAGAGCTTCAGCACATCTCAAATAGCCCAGAAGCAGCCGTTGAACTCCACTTTGCTCCTCAAGCCCGCCAGAAGGTGCAAAAGCAGGTATTTGCACTCAAGAATGTTCTTGTAAAAGGAGCTCAGACGCGAGGCATCCGCATCGCGACACAAAAAGTCAAAAAGGTGACAAGAGCCGATTAA
- a CDS encoding glycosyltransferase family 4 protein — MKNVGLVTDIAFWEAGTGQNARISALHDFLQNHCKLTLYYLEEEGSLDALKRVEHDFIIVEKLHLDWIVDLGLKSPLYLDVHDLISERAASFQQFNRACSAITFEEEIERMRRFDKLIFMQKEELEKIAVHIERDRLLYCPHPVVPEVEPLIREEVESISFFGGPSWPNVDSIQWFHDAVLPLLGPLSQKCLIQGAFLCSPFSAFLPHLSKGRLFPSLASYYPTIDIAINPMLYGGGGLKIKTVEAIAHGVPLVTTSVGADGLLQEAGRSFLVANTAVEFAEAIQRLASSPTLRRELSSRARAYASEHFTPFACFNRLLSPF, encoded by the coding sequence GTGAAAAACGTAGGCCTTGTCACAGATATCGCATTTTGGGAGGCGGGCACTGGCCAAAATGCAAGGATCTCTGCGCTTCACGACTTCTTACAAAACCACTGCAAGCTCACTCTCTACTATCTTGAAGAGGAGGGCAGCCTAGACGCTCTTAAACGTGTAGAGCACGACTTTATCATCGTCGAGAAGCTGCATCTCGACTGGATCGTCGATCTGGGGCTTAAGTCTCCCCTCTATCTTGATGTGCACGATCTGATCTCAGAAAGAGCTGCGAGCTTTCAGCAGTTTAATCGCGCCTGCAGCGCCATCACCTTTGAAGAGGAGATCGAGCGCATGCGCCGCTTCGACAAACTGATCTTTATGCAGAAAGAAGAGCTGGAAAAGATAGCGGTGCACATCGAAAGAGATAGGCTGCTCTACTGCCCTCACCCCGTAGTTCCAGAAGTGGAGCCTCTAATTCGCGAGGAGGTGGAATCGATCAGCTTCTTCGGTGGTCCCTCATGGCCAAATGTCGATAGCATCCAGTGGTTTCACGATGCTGTACTCCCTCTTCTAGGCCCTCTCTCTCAAAAGTGTCTGATTCAAGGAGCCTTTCTCTGCTCGCCCTTTTCCGCGTTTCTTCCTCATCTCTCTAAAGGGAGGCTCTTCCCCTCTCTTGCCAGCTACTATCCGACAATCGACATCGCAATTAATCCGATGCTCTACGGAGGTGGAGGGCTCAAGATCAAAACAGTGGAGGCGATTGCTCATGGTGTGCCGCTTGTAACGACGAGCGTAGGAGCCGATGGATTATTGCAGGAGGCGGGACGCTCATTTCTCGTTGCGAATACGGCAGTGGAGTTTGCAGAGGCGATCCAGAGGCTCGCCTCCTCACCTACACTGCGCAGAGAGCTCTCATCTCGAGCCCGAGCCTATGCAAGCGAGCACTTCACTCCCTTTGCCTGTTTTAATCGGCTCTTGTCACCTTTTTGA
- a CDS encoding GNAT family N-acetyltransferase, with translation MKTIETQRLILREWKPEDLIPFAEINQDPKVMECLLKPLTLEESAAMMERMQNHFKEHGFGPFACVVKETDELIGFVGLYVPNFEAHFTPCVEIGWRLSSKAWGKGYATEAARAVLKAAFGEYGLREVVSFTVPKNLRSIAVMEKIGMKRDMKGDFLHPKIPAGHPLHQHILYRITRDEYNKQFG, from the coding sequence ATGAAGACGATTGAAACACAGAGGCTGATTTTACGGGAGTGGAAACCGGAAGATTTAATTCCTTTTGCTGAGATCAATCAAGATCCTAAAGTCATGGAGTGTCTTCTAAAACCTCTCACTCTAGAAGAGAGTGCTGCAATGATGGAGAGGATGCAAAATCATTTTAAAGAGCACGGTTTTGGACCCTTTGCATGCGTTGTTAAAGAGACAGATGAGTTAATCGGGTTTGTAGGTTTATACGTACCAAACTTTGAAGCTCACTTTACTCCTTGTGTAGAGATCGGTTGGCGTCTCTCTTCAAAAGCATGGGGAAAGGGCTACGCAACGGAGGCTGCGCGCGCGGTGCTAAAGGCCGCTTTTGGGGAGTACGGACTTCGGGAGGTTGTCTCCTTCACTGTTCCAAAAAATTTGAGATCGATTGCAGTCATGGAAAAGATCGGAATGAAGCGCGATATGAAAGGGGACTTTCTCCACCCCAAAATTCCTGCAGGACATCCTCTACACCAGCACATTCTCTATCGCATCACCAGAGACGAGTACAATAAACAATTTGGGTGA
- a CDS encoding Cache 3/Cache 2 fusion domain-containing protein, giving the protein MPKRPILTSKWSFERGLLLLLLTTASFTSLCAAATPPKPSDAKALGKELMSNLPGIFSLDQDNKERVGSYEVPALRNGNWVLRAQPIPLVDSFSEQTGAVTTLFVKVQDEFVRISTTEPGEKAGAALSHSHPAYKKMIGELRYTDKVTLAGKEYMADYDVFRDRQGRVIGAYLVAIPIEK; this is encoded by the coding sequence ATGCCAAAAAGACCAATTTTAACGAGCAAATGGAGTTTCGAAAGAGGTCTATTACTGCTTCTGCTGACAACTGCTAGCTTCACCTCACTCTGTGCTGCTGCTACACCACCGAAGCCCTCTGATGCAAAGGCCCTTGGAAAAGAGCTGATGAGCAACCTGCCTGGGATATTTTCTCTCGATCAAGATAACAAAGAGAGGGTGGGAAGTTATGAGGTGCCAGCTCTCCGAAATGGAAACTGGGTCCTCAGAGCGCAGCCGATACCACTTGTAGATAGTTTCTCAGAGCAGACGGGTGCGGTCACAACGCTCTTTGTGAAAGTGCAGGATGAGTTTGTGAGAATTTCTACTACCGAGCCAGGCGAGAAGGCTGGCGCCGCTCTATCCCACTCTCATCCCGCCTACAAGAAGATGATCGGAGAGCTGCGCTACACCGATAAGGTCACCCTAGCTGGTAAAGAGTATATGGCCGACTACGACGTCTTCCGCGATAGACAGGGAAGAGTGATCGGCGCCTACCTCGTCGCGATCCCCATCGAAAAATAG
- a CDS encoding class I SAM-dependent methyltransferase, with amino-acid sequence MKLSYILLSVIASTFSFQGNAAELPFSEHPYGVCATDIKLDALSRDLEIPPASPSGLVKTLNFGGGFMLIHLDPISSAFIEFAKTSSYPVLDIGAAYGVATLPALDHSTCAVIADDIGSENLLILQKQVDKKNRERLYLNQKRFPQELDFKPNSLGGVLICRVFHFLRGEEIEEGLKKIFSWLAPGGKLFIVTSTPYQGNITEFVSVYEERWADGISWPGYVENYGSNAPGLSSNLNPFLHVMDERPLRKALESAGFLVEKVEYIDRRKTIPTLCLDGREGIGIIASKPTF; translated from the coding sequence ATGAAACTATCTTACATATTGCTATCAGTAATCGCTTCTACTTTTTCTTTTCAGGGGAACGCTGCTGAACTACCCTTTTCAGAACACCCTTACGGAGTTTGTGCCACGGATATAAAACTCGATGCGTTGAGTAGAGATCTGGAGATACCTCCAGCTTCCCCTTCTGGTCTTGTGAAGACGTTGAATTTTGGCGGAGGGTTTATGTTAATTCACTTAGACCCGATCAGCAGCGCTTTTATCGAATTTGCTAAGACAAGCTCTTACCCTGTTTTAGATATTGGAGCCGCCTATGGCGTTGCGACACTCCCAGCGCTCGACCACTCTACTTGCGCAGTAATCGCTGATGATATCGGCTCAGAAAATCTTCTTATTCTCCAAAAGCAGGTCGATAAAAAAAATCGAGAGCGCCTCTATCTAAATCAGAAGCGCTTTCCACAAGAGCTTGATTTTAAGCCTAATAGCCTTGGAGGAGTTCTTATATGCAGGGTCTTCCACTTCCTTCGCGGAGAAGAGATCGAAGAGGGACTGAAGAAGATCTTCAGCTGGCTTGCTCCTGGAGGTAAACTCTTTATTGTTACTTCTACACCCTATCAAGGAAATATAACCGAGTTTGTCTCCGTCTACGAAGAGAGGTGGGCAGATGGCATCTCGTGGCCAGGGTATGTAGAAAACTACGGTTCTAATGCCCCAGGGCTTTCGAGCAATCTCAATCCCTTCTTACATGTGATGGATGAGAGACCACTTCGAAAGGCTCTAGAGTCGGCGGGGTTTCTTGTTGAAAAGGTCGAATACATCGATCGGCGCAAAACTATTCCAACCCTCTGTCTCGATGGGAGAGAAGGCATTGGCATCATCGCAAGTAAGCCAACCTTCTAA
- a CDS encoding type IIA DNA topoisomerase subunit B encodes MAKKYDESTVVSLDALAHIRLRSGMYIGRLGDGSHPDDGIYVMLKEVIDNAVDEFIMRNGTKIVIELNEKTSTVSVRDWGRGIPLGKVIECVSQINTGAKYNDDVFQFSVGLNGVGTKAVNALSSHFVVRSMRDGEFVEARFSKGILQDKKKGKTKEENGTWVEFTPDSEIFKKFAFQKEMIIKRLWHYAYLNTGLTLIFNGEEIRSENGLLDLLNEEVKEDRLYEPLHYRGKNVEFAFLHSSSYGETYFSFVNGQYTQDGGTHLSAFREGILKGVNEYAKKNFQGVDVREGIVGTILIKVKDPVFESQTKNKLSNNEIRAPIVQEVKDAVQNLLYKHEETGKKIVERILFNEKLRKELAAVKKEAKEKQKKISFKIPKLRDSKFHFGDGSKEGERSVIFLTEGESASASIVMTRDPLTQAVFSLRGKPLNVHGMKLEQLYKNEEMYNLMSALNIEDDLSNLRYNKVILATDADVDGMHIRNLLVTFFLTYFESLVLNGHLHILETPLFKVRNKERTIYCYSEEEKNRAAEELKRGVEITRFKGLGEISPDEFKQFIAKDIRLLPVIIQNLSDVKPTLEFYMGKNTPARKAFIMQNLVKENG; translated from the coding sequence ATGGCTAAAAAATACGATGAGAGTACCGTTGTATCCCTAGACGCGCTGGCGCATATCCGTCTGCGCTCAGGGATGTATATCGGCCGTCTCGGCGACGGTTCGCATCCTGACGATGGGATCTATGTCATGCTCAAAGAGGTCATCGACAACGCTGTCGATGAATTCATCATGAGGAATGGGACAAAGATCGTCATCGAGCTAAATGAGAAGACATCGACCGTCTCAGTCCGCGACTGGGGTCGGGGGATTCCGCTCGGTAAGGTGATCGAGTGCGTCAGCCAGATTAATACTGGTGCAAAGTATAACGATGATGTCTTTCAGTTCTCCGTCGGATTAAACGGCGTTGGAACAAAGGCTGTCAATGCTCTCTCCTCTCATTTTGTCGTTAGAAGTATGCGCGATGGCGAATTTGTCGAGGCGCGCTTTTCAAAGGGGATTCTTCAAGATAAGAAGAAGGGAAAGACGAAAGAAGAGAATGGCACCTGGGTAGAGTTCACTCCTGATAGTGAGATCTTTAAGAAGTTCGCCTTCCAGAAAGAGATGATCATCAAGAGACTCTGGCACTACGCCTATCTCAATACTGGCCTTACTCTGATTTTCAATGGGGAGGAGATCCGTTCTGAAAACGGGCTTCTCGATCTTCTCAATGAAGAGGTCAAAGAGGATCGCCTCTATGAACCTCTGCACTACCGTGGCAAAAATGTCGAGTTCGCCTTTCTCCACTCTTCAAGTTACGGAGAGACCTACTTCTCATTCGTAAACGGTCAGTACACCCAAGATGGTGGTACCCACCTTTCAGCCTTCCGAGAGGGGATACTGAAAGGGGTTAATGAGTACGCGAAGAAGAACTTTCAAGGGGTGGATGTACGAGAGGGGATCGTTGGGACTATTCTGATTAAAGTGAAAGATCCCGTCTTCGAATCTCAGACCAAGAACAAGTTATCTAACAATGAGATCCGCGCTCCCATTGTACAGGAAGTTAAGGATGCTGTTCAAAATCTGCTTTATAAGCATGAAGAGACTGGCAAGAAGATTGTCGAGCGAATCTTATTTAATGAGAAGCTTAGAAAAGAGCTAGCAGCTGTAAAGAAAGAGGCAAAAGAGAAGCAGAAGAAGATCTCTTTCAAAATTCCGAAACTGCGCGATTCTAAATTTCATTTTGGCGATGGATCAAAAGAGGGAGAGAGGTCGGTGATCTTTCTCACAGAGGGCGAGTCCGCCTCTGCCTCGATTGTCATGACGCGCGATCCTCTTACACAAGCCGTATTTTCTCTACGGGGCAAGCCTCTCAACGTGCATGGAATGAAGCTGGAGCAGCTCTATAAGAATGAAGAGATGTACAACCTCATGTCAGCCCTCAATATCGAGGATGACCTATCCAATCTGCGTTACAATAAGGTGATCCTCGCCACCGATGCGGATGTCGACGGGATGCACATTCGCAATCTGCTTGTCACCTTCTTTTTAACCTATTTTGAAAGCCTTGTATTGAATGGACACCTTCATATTCTTGAAACGCCTCTCTTCAAAGTGAGAAATAAAGAGAGAACGATCTACTGCTACTCGGAAGAGGAGAAAAACAGGGCTGCCGAAGAGTTGAAAAGAGGGGTTGAGATCACACGCTTTAAAGGCCTGGGAGAGATCTCTCCAGATGAGTTTAAACAGTTTATTGCAAAGGATATACGTCTACTTCCCGTCATCATCCAAAATCTCTCAGACGTAAAACCGACGCTCGAATTTTACATGGGCAAGAATACCCCGGCTAGAAAGGCCTTCATTATGCAAAACCTGGTGAAAGAGAATGGATGA
- a CDS encoding MFS transporter — protein sequence MSKPKPLIAISLFVLCFGAFLNWMSYGLVYPIFASSIFHQDAIFLGSASNALRGLLLGILLAACPLAQFFSSPFIGGLSDRKGRKPVMQMTTLLIVVGALLSVLGVWQRSFSLLILGRIATGIGAGNIAVINSSIADFSSKTVKTKNFALVAMANGIGFAVGPFVGGKLSSSGFEIPFIFAGFLTVANYILITLFFSETLVEKKRSAVRFAAQLHHLWKTTLSPKFRIIFSVFFIFCFGWSFYWEFIPVTWIKNYGLNVSQIGNFYAFGSLVYVVSSGVLIRPILNRFKASTILFGSLGALGFFLLLLIGAKIESYWVNIGIQQFLIALIFPIGTAIVSDLTSPDQQGETLGVFQSLQAFAFAITPFLGGGLLNLSYGIPLILGGVSMLLACLILLVGLSRKFF from the coding sequence ATGTCAAAGCCCAAGCCTCTCATTGCAATCTCTCTTTTTGTCCTCTGCTTTGGGGCCTTCCTCAACTGGATGAGCTACGGTCTTGTCTATCCCATTTTCGCCTCCTCTATTTTTCATCAAGATGCGATCTTTCTCGGTTCAGCTTCAAACGCGCTAAGAGGTCTTCTTTTAGGAATCCTTCTCGCCGCATGCCCTCTCGCCCAATTTTTTAGCTCTCCTTTTATTGGAGGACTTTCAGACCGCAAGGGGCGCAAGCCCGTCATGCAGATGACAACTCTGCTCATCGTTGTTGGCGCTCTTTTATCTGTACTGGGGGTTTGGCAGAGATCTTTTTCTCTTCTCATCCTCGGGCGCATTGCAACGGGAATCGGAGCGGGAAACATCGCAGTCATCAACTCTTCCATTGCCGATTTTAGCTCTAAAACTGTGAAAACAAAGAATTTTGCACTCGTCGCAATGGCAAATGGAATCGGGTTCGCTGTAGGGCCGTTTGTTGGAGGAAAGTTATCTAGCTCAGGCTTTGAGATCCCTTTTATTTTTGCGGGTTTTTTGACGGTGGCAAACTACATCTTAATCACCCTCTTCTTCTCTGAGACTCTGGTTGAGAAGAAGCGCAGCGCGGTCCGCTTTGCAGCTCAATTGCACCATCTCTGGAAGACCACGCTCTCTCCCAAATTTCGCATCATATTTTCTGTCTTTTTTATCTTCTGCTTTGGCTGGTCGTTTTATTGGGAGTTTATTCCAGTAACATGGATCAAGAACTACGGGTTGAACGTATCACAGATTGGCAACTTCTACGCCTTCGGCTCTCTCGTTTACGTCGTGAGCAGCGGTGTGCTTATTCGGCCAATTCTGAATAGATTTAAAGCCTCTACTATTCTCTTCGGCTCTCTAGGAGCTCTGGGGTTCTTCCTTCTCCTTTTAATCGGCGCAAAGATCGAATCTTACTGGGTCAACATCGGCATTCAGCAGTTTCTGATTGCACTGATTTTTCCAATCGGAACTGCAATCGTTTCAGATTTAACCTCGCCGGATCAGCAGGGTGAAACTTTGGGAGTTTTTCAATCCCTCCAAGCCTTCGCTTTTGCCATCACTCCATTTTTGGGAGGAGGGCTCCTAAATTTGAGCTATGGCATTCCTCTAATTCTTGGAGGCGTGTCAATGCTTCTCGCCTGCCTCATTCTTTTAGTGGGTCTCAGCAGGAAGTTCTTCTGA
- a CDS encoding VOC family protein — MECMPKVGEFCWTELATSNLQAAKDFYGKTFGWKFIDKEMGDGTYTMIKRSNKEFGGIWSIPKGKEKEIPPHWMSYILVENLDESLEKARKNGASIVKPASKAGDFGLFAVIADPTGACVALWQPLKC, encoded by the coding sequence ATGGAGTGTATGCCAAAAGTAGGTGAATTCTGCTGGACAGAGCTTGCAACATCAAATCTTCAAGCTGCAAAAGACTTTTATGGCAAGACTTTTGGATGGAAGTTCATCGATAAAGAGATGGGTGATGGAACCTATACGATGATCAAACGAAGCAACAAAGAGTTTGGCGGGATCTGGTCTATCCCAAAAGGGAAAGAGAAAGAGATTCCTCCCCACTGGATGTCCTACATTCTGGTTGAAAATCTAGACGAGTCGCTGGAGAAGGCGCGCAAAAACGGTGCCTCGATAGTCAAGCCCGCCTCAAAAGCTGGGGATTTTGGCCTTTTTGCTGTGATTGCAGATCCAACAGGAGCCTGTGTAGCTCTCTGGCAACCATTAAAGTGCTAA